A DNA window from Trypanosoma brucei brucei TREU927 chromosome 11 chr11_scaffold01 genomic scaffold, whole genome shotgun sequence contains the following coding sequences:
- a CDS encoding dynein, putative, producing MTDVTYSYSRLRKEFGRMPEFQANEGEILVDIAPNRSLKNHYTQLDPCETVIQNVPSLSESGTNTERIQLRHHAQSHSEGGWPHGVDPTEFEEKMKYCRKVEREESYLSSCRRLIQQCTDKYVKQNNAIDIYGTYFPEGPPVEDESLGTASAKITSVFKDPSAEKRTAAAITWQNDGRRFAVAYCRLRFQSNTSTMNTNSFVWDALNPNAPVETLVTSSPLCCIEYYTKDPHIIAGGSWNGVVQYWDTRQPTRPASRSLIETSHKDPVWAVKWLQSKSGELLSVSTDGDVHVWDCRIPDKPVELQRLPEDSVRLQPKNNEGGSKGVLGGLCLDYDPQVGGPSKYMIGTEQGTILSCNRKGKTQADKLGPNTFNGHHGPVYSVQRNPFFSKYFLSVGDWTARMWFEDFKFTPLFSTFYHKSYLTSGAWHPARPGVFFTTRMDGYLDLWDLMLRQTTPALSVQVSDYALHTAKPTSEGKHIAVGGIDGNVTLLELSPSLYTCMSDEKFQIGQLLENQSIRDKNLDRAAKEKRTAARQRQRRSTVLGESHKSSDEVTEQLEKVTEEYQTTVKSEKERDDEQRTELECARMKLLEDISGGIDVDSD from the coding sequence ATGACGGATGTGACGTACAGTTACTCACGACTCCGCAAGGAGTTTGGGCGGATGCCGGAGTTCCAGGCCAACGAAGGAGAAATTTTGGTGGACATCGCCCCCAACCGCAGTTTAAAAAACCACTATACCCAACTAGATCCCTGTGAGACGGTGATCCAAAATGTACCATCGCTCTCCGAATCGGGAACAAATACAGAGCGCATTCAACTCAGACACCACGCGCAGTCGCACAGCGAAGGTGGATGGCCGCATGGTGTTGATCCCACTGAGTttgaggaaaaaatgaaatactgcaggaaggtagagcgcgagGAGAGTTATCTCTCTTCCTGCCGCCGCCTCATTCAGCAGTGCACAGATAAGTACGTCAAGCAGAATAACGCCATAGACATTTATGGCACATACTTTCCTGAAGGTCCCCCAGTCGAAGATGAGTCTTTAGGGACAGCATCCGCAAAGATCACCTCTGTGTTCAAGGACCCCAGTGCGGAGAAGCGAACCGCGGCAGCGATTACGTGGCAGAACGATGGTCGGAGGTTTGCAGTGGCGTACTGCCGTTTGCGTTTCCAAAGCAATACCTCTACAATGAACACAAATTCTTTCGTCTGGGACGCACTGAATCCAAATGCACCGGTGGAAACTCTGGTTACTTCATCACCGTTGTGTTGTATTGAGTACTACACAAAAGACCCCCATATCATTGCCGGCGGAAGCTGGAACGGAGTTGTGCAGTACTGGGACACACGGCAACCGACGAGGCCTGCCTCCCGTTCCCTCATCGAGACAAGCCACAAGGACCCCGTGTGGGCCGTCAAATGGTTGCAAAGTAAGTCGGGTGAGTTGCTTTCAGTGTCCACTGATGGTGACGTCCACGTATGGGACTGCCGTATTCCTGACAAGCCCGTAGAACTTCAGCGGCTCCCGGAAGACTCCGTGAGGTTGCAACCAAAGAACAATGAAGGTGGCTCAAAAGGTGTTCTGGGAGGTCTGTGCTTGGACTATGACCCACAGGTGGGTGGTCCGTCGAAGTATATGATTGGAACCGAACAGGGAACAATCCTTTCGTGTAacaggaagggaaaaacacAAGCAGATAAACTGGGGCCGAACACATTCAACGGACATCATGGACCTGTGTATTCGGTGCAACGAAATCCGTTCTTCTCCAAGTACTTCCTTTCGGTTGGTGATTGGACGGCGCGGATGTGGTTTGAGGACTTTAAATTTACGCCCTTGTTTAGTACCTTTTACCACAAATCTTACCTCACTAGCGGGGCATGGCATCCCGCACGACCGGGAGTTTTCTTCACAACGCGTATGGATGGTTACCTTGACCTATGGGACTTGATGTTGCGGCAAACAACGCCTGCGTTGAGCGTCCAGGTTTCTGATTACGCACTGCACACCGCTAAACCCACATCAGAGGGCAAACACATTGCTGTCGGTGGCATTGACGGTAATGTAACACTGTTGGAGTTGTCGCCCTCCCTTTACACATGCATGAGTGACGAAAAGTTCCAAATTGGACAACTGTTGGAAAACCAGAGCATCCGTGACAAGAACTTAGACCGTGCAGCCAAGGAAAAGAGGACCGCAGCCAGGCAACGTCAGCGTCGCAGCACAGTGCTAGGCGAAAGCCATAAGAGCTCTGATGAAGTCACAGAGCAGCTTGAAAAAGTTACCGAGGAGTACCAAACCACCGTAAAAAGTGAGAAGGAGCGCGATGACGAGCAACGCACGGAACTGGAGTGCGCCCGGATGAAATTACTGGAGGACATCAGTGGGGGAATAGATGTTGATTCGGATTGA
- a CDS encoding small nuclear ribonucleoprotein Sm-G (identical to GB:AAG00460.1: Sm-G {Trypanosoma brucei;} (PMID:10900267)), whose protein sequence is MPAKKRIANLNHFMEKRVKVKLTSGRSISGELRGVDEFMSIVLYDAVDETPTSGTVENEDKTSLGTAVVRGAMIVDIVGLEV, encoded by the coding sequence ATGCCCGCCAAGAAGCGCATCGCTAACCTGAACCACTTCATGGAGAAGCGTGTAAAGGTAAAACTGACGAGTGGCCGATCCATCTCTGGTGAGCTACGTGGTGTCGATGAGTTTATGAGTATTGTTCTATACGATGCTGTCGATGAGACCCCAACATCGGGTACTGTCGAGAACGAAGATAAAACGTCTCTGGGAACTGCCGTTGTTCGAGGGGCTATGATTGTGGATATTGTCGGTCTTGAAGTGTAA